The following coding sequences lie in one Arachis stenosperma cultivar V10309 chromosome 5, arast.V10309.gnm1.PFL2, whole genome shotgun sequence genomic window:
- the LOC130979502 gene encoding uncharacterized protein LOC130979502 gives MNKKILKFKKEIKRVDDMVGNGVYDGTMEARKKALVTCCERWYVRKEVHWKQMSRYRQAKDMKKNTKYFHNIASTRRRINRIDTLVVNGRLFINGLVDMIDEKDSVTLEVMPLAEEIIEAVWDYTSSKVLGCDGYFIKRYSDEIGSEFTAVVMGFSQTSRLPADSNITWVALATKFIGEKEIKDFRPINMVGYVYKEAVIIKLDFQKAYDRVKWSFVDIVPQKMEVGRRWRTWVMKCVTAASMMVDEAVKNGRISPLVVGQDSVELSYLQFADDAILFCPPEEETIKNYKRLLHWFELISELGINFDKSNLILINCEEQWAQRMCSLWGCKEDTLPIKYIGILLEANSRLANTWKPIIDKEEEKLNL, from the exons ATGAACAAGAAGATTTTGAAGTTTAAGAAAGAAATCAAGAGGGTTGATGATATGGTAGGTAATGGAGTGTATGATGGAACTATGGAGGCTAGAAAAAAGGCATTGGTTACTTGCTGTGAGAGGTGGTATGTGAGAAAAGAAGTTCACTGGAAGCAGATGTCTCGATATCGACAAGCAAAGGATAtgaaaaaaaacacaaaatatttccACAATATAGCGTCGACAAGAAGGAGGATTAATCGGATTGATACTCTAGTAGTTAATGGCAGACTG TTCATAAATGGTCTGGTGGACATGATAGACGAGAAAGACTCCGTGACCTTGGAGGTGATGCCATTGGCTGAGGAGATTATAGAGGCAGTGTGGGATTATACATCATCTAAGGTGCTAGGTTGTGATGGATATTTCATTAAGAGGTACTCGGATGAAATTGGGTCTGAATTCACGGCAGTTGTGATGGGATTCTCTCAAACATCCAGGTTACCAGCGGATTCCAATATAACTTGGGTGGCATTGGCAACGAAGTTCATTGGTGAGAAAGAGATTAAAGACTTTAGACCTATTAATATGGTTGGATATGTGTACAAG gAGGCAGTCATAATCAAGCTAGATTTCCAAAAAGCATATGATAGAGTCAAGTGGAGTTTTGTGGATATTGTGCCGCAAAAGATGGAGGTTGGACGCAGGTGGAGGACGTGGGTTATGAAGTGTGTGACCGCAGCTTCCAT GATGGTTGATGAGGCAGTCAAGAACGGCCGTATCTCTCCTCTGGTGGTTGGTCAAGACAGTGTGGAGCTGTCATATCTTCAATTTGCAGACGACGCTATCCTGTTTTGCCCACCAGAAGAGGAgactataaaaaattacaagCGGCTGTTGCACTGGTTCGAGTTGATATCAGAGCTTggtattaattttgataagtcCAATTTGATTCTAATCAATTGTGAAGAGCAGTGGGCACAACGTATGTGTAGCTTGTGGGGTTGTAAGGAGGATACCCTCCCAATTAAATACATTGGAATCCTCTTAGAAGCTAATTCAAGGTTGGCAAATACCTGGAAGCCTATAATCGataaggaagaagagaaattAAACCTCTGA